The nucleotide window GCAGCCATGGTCGCCCATGCCCTCGACCACGGTGATGGCGCCCGAGTTGCGCACGGCGAAACGCTCACCGGCCGAGCCTCGGATATAGCACTCGCCCGCGATCGCCCCGTACAGGACCGTATTGCCGGCCATGATCGTCCGGCCACCGGGCGACCTCAACGCATCGCTCGGGCGGATGATCAGCTTACCGCCCGACAGGCCCTTGCCGACGTAATCGTTGGCATGGCCGGTCAGGACAACCGTGACACCGGCCGCCAACCACGCCCCGAAGCTCTGTCCGGCCGTGCCGGCGAGGTTCACCGTGATGGTGTCGTCGGGCAGACCCTCGTGGCCGTAGCGCTTGGCGATGACGCCCGAGAGCATCGCACCCGCCGTGCGGTCCGAGTTTCGGATGACATCGTTGAGCACCACCGGTTCGGCGGTTTCGATCGCCGACTTGGCGCCCTCGATCAGGCGGCGGTCGAGCACCTTGTCGATCGGATGCTTCTGCTTCTCGGTATGACGGATGGCCACGTCGGGACCGACGTCGGGCCGGTGGAACAGCTTCGAGAAATCGAGCCCGCGCGCCTTCCAGTGGTTGATGACCTCCAGCGTGTCGAGGAAGTCGGAGCGGCCGATCAGGTCCTCGAGCTTGGTGAAGCCCATCGTCGCCATCAGCTCGCGCAGCTCCTCCGCCACGAAGAAGAAGTAGTTGACCACGTGTTCCGGCGTGCCCTTGAAGCGCTTGCGCAGGACGGGATCCTGCGTCGCCACGCCCACCGGACAGGTGTTGAGGTGGCACTTGCGCATCATGATACAGCCGGCCGCGATGAGCGGCGCGGTCGAGAAGCCATACTGATCGGCGCCGAGGAGGGCCGCGACGAGAACGTCGCGACCGGTGCGGATGCCACCATCGGCCTGCAGCACGACACGACCGCGCAGGTGGCTCAGCACCAGGGTCTGCTGTGTCTCGGCGAGACCGGTCTCCCAGGGCCCGCCCGCATGCTTGATCGAGGTCAGCGGAGCGGCACCGGTGCCGCCGTCGAACCCTGAAATCGTGATGTGGTCGGCGCGCGCCTTGGCGACGCCGGTGGCGACCGTGCCGACACCGACTTCCGAGACGAGCTTCACCGAGACGTCGGCGGCCGGGTTCACGTTCTTCAGGTCGAAGATCAGCTGGGCGAGATCTTCGATCGAGTAGATGTCGTGGTGCGGCGGCGGCGAGATCAGGCCGACGCCTGGGGTGGCGTAGCGGACCTTGGCGATCTTGGCGTCGACCTTGTGACCCGGCAGCTGGCCGCCCTCGCCGGGCTTGGCGCCCTGCGAAACCTTGATCTGCATCATGTCGGCGTTGACGAGATATTCCGTCGTCACGCCGAAGCGGCCGGACGCCACCTGCTTGATCGCCGAACGGCGCGAACGACCGTCGGCCATCGGCTTGAACCGCTCGACCTCTTCGCCGCCCTCACCGGAATTCGAGCGGCCTCCGAACGAGTTCACCGCGATGGCGAGCGTCTCGTGCGCCTCCTTCGAGATGGAGCCGTAGGACATCGCACCCGTGGCGAAACGCTTGACGATATCGACCGCCGGCTCGACCTCGGAAATGTCCACCGGAGCCCGGCCGAGCTCGGCCGCCTGCTTGATGCGGAACAGGCCACGGATGGTCTTGAGGTAGTTTTCCTGCTCGTTCACTAGCTTGGCGAACTCGCGGTAGCGATCGGGGAGGCCGAGCCGCACGGCGTGCTGGAGAGTGGCCACCGAATCCGGCGTCCAGGTATGGCTCTCGCCGCGCAGGCGGTAGGCATATTCGCCACCGACATCGAGGGCATGGCGATAGACCGGCGCATCGCCGAATGCATCGGCGTGACGCCGAGCGGTCTCTTCCGCCACCTCGGCCATGCCGATGCCTTCGATGGTCGTCTTGGTGCCGAAGAAATCGCGGGCGACAAAGCTCGAGTTGAGGCCGATCGCGTCGAAGATCTGGGCGCCGCAATAGGATTGATAGGTCGAGATGCCCATCTTGGACATGACCTTGAGCAGGCCTTTATCGATCGACTTGATGTAGCGATAGACGATCTCGTCGTCGGTGAGGTCGGGCGGGAACTCGTCCTTCATCGCGATCACGGTCTCGAAGGCGAGATAGGGATTGATCGCCTCGGCGCCGTAGCCTGCGAGGCAGGCGAAGTGATGCACTTCGCGCGGCTCGCCGGATTCGACCACGAGACCGACCGAGGTGCGAAGCCCCTTGCGGATCAGGTAGTTATGCACCGCTGCCGTGGCCAATAGGGCCGGGATGGCGATGCGGTCCGGGCCGACGCCGCGGTCGGTCAGGATGATGATGTTGTAGCCGCCGCGCACCGCCGCCTCGGCCCGGTCGCAGAGCCGGTCGACCGCGCCCTCCATGGCCACGGCTCCGGCCTCGGCCAGGAAGGTCATGTCGAGGGTCTTGGTGTCGAAACGGTCCTCGAAATGGGAGATCGAACGGATCTTCTCCAAGTCGCCGTTGGTCAGGATCGGCTGACGGACTTCGAGGCGCTTCTTGCGCGAGGCGCCTTCCATATCGAGGATGTTAGGCCGCGGCCCGATGAACGAGACGAGGCTCATCACGGCCTCCTCGCGGATCGGGTCGATCGCCGGATTGGTGACCTGCGCGAAGTTCTGCTTGAAATAGGTGTAGAGCGGCTTCGGCTTGTCGGAGAGGGCCGAGAGCGGCGTGTCGGTTCCCATCGAGCCGACCGCCTCCTGGCCGGTCACGGCCATGGGCGCCATCAGCAGCTTGAGGTCTTCCTGGCTGTAGCCGAATGCCTGCTGCCGATCGAGCAGCGACACGTCGGAGCGCGAGGCGCGCGGGATGACGGGCTTCAGGTCCTCCAGCACGATCTGGGTGTTCTTGACCCATTGAGCGTAGGGATTGGCCGCTGCGAGCTCGCTCTTGATCTCCTCGTCGGAGATGATGCGGCCCTTCTCCAGGTCGATGAGCAGCATGCGGCCCGGCTGCAGGCGCCAGGATTCGATGATCTTCTCATCGGGAATCGGGAGCACGCCCATCTCGGAGGCGAGCACGACGAGGCCGTCATCGGTGACGATGTAGCGGGCTGGACGCAGGCCGTTGCGGTCGAGGGTCGCGCCGATCTGGCGACCGTCGGTGAAACAGACGGCGGCAGGGCCGTCCCACGGCTCCATCAGCGCGGCATGGTACTCGTAGAACGCCTTGCGCTCCTCGTTCATGAGCGGATTGCCGGCCCAGGCCTCGGGGATCAGCATCATCATGGCGTGGGCGAGCGAGTACCCGCCCTGCACGAGGAATTCGAGCGCGTTGTCAAAACAGGCGGTGTCCGACTGGCCCTCGTAGGAGATCGGCCAGAGCTTCGAGATGTCGTTGCCGAACAGGTCGGAATCGACGCTGGCCTGACGCGCGGCCATCCAGTTCACGTTGCCGCGCAGCGTGTTGATCTCCCCGTTATGGGCGACCATCCGGTAGGGGTGCGACAGCTGCCAGGTCGGGAAGGTGTTGGTGGCGAAGCGCTGGTGCACGAGGGCGAGGCCGGAGACGTAGCGCTCGTCCTGCAGGTCCTTGAAGTAATGGCCGAGCTGCGTGACCAGAACCATGCCCTTGTAGACGATGGTCCGGGTCGAGACCGAGACGGGATAGTAGGCCTTCACCCGCGGGTCGTTGAGGCCATAGACCTTGTTCGAGATGACCTTGCGTGCGGTGAACAGACGGCGCTCGAACGCGTCCTCGTCCAGGATCGCGGCAGGGCGGCCGATGAAGACCTGCTTGTGATGCGGCTCCGTCTCCTTGACGCGCACGCCGAGATCGCTCGGATCGACGGGAACGTCGCGCCAGCCGAGGAAGGGAAGCCCCTCATCGTGCAGGACCTTCTCGACGATCTCCTCGACGATGCGGCGACCTTCCGCGTCCTTGGGCATGAAGAACTGGCCGACACCGTAATGGCCCGGCTCCGGAAGGGCGATGCCGAGTCCCTCACACTCCTCCTTCAGGAGAAAATGCGGAATGTGGGTGAGGATGCCGCAGCCGTCGCCCATCTTCGGATCGGCGCCGACGGCGCCGCGATGGTCGATATTCTCGAGGATGAGCAGGCCCTGCGCGACGATGGCGTGAGTGCGCCGGTCATGCATGTCCGCGACGAAGCCGACGCCGCAGGCATCGCGCTCGCGGGCGGGATCGTAGAGGCCCTGCGCGTGCGGAAGCGCCTGATCACGGACGACGAGCGGAGCGACGCCGTCCCGCGTGGCGGGGATCGGGTTCCGGACGGTCTCGGCAACCACAGATGCGGCCATGTTCATAACCCTTCAGCCTCGTTCGCCCGTGCCCGCATGCGAGCATGTTTCATGCCCGAATGCCAATCGGCACTCAGGCTCCTCCCTCGACGCGGTCGGATTCGGGCAGGGTCTTCGGTGAGGAAGTGCCCGCTATCCGCGGGCTCGTCGCCGGCTTGAGATCAAGCCGTACGGGCCCGGATCGCCGCGATGGCGACCGGCTTGGAATCTCGTTTCTTCGTGAGATCCAACACCCGTTCGAGACCTTCCACGTTCCTCGAAAACACCTTGTCCTCGGAGCCGACTCGCCTCCGGAACACCCTGCCGAAAATGGGACAGCCGTACTGTCCTAATTAAGGAACCTGACAGATTTTAAACGGTCCAGCAAGAGGCACGAAGGCGCGATGGACAGGATTGAGGCGCATTGCGACTCTGCGAGCGAGAAGACGCTGACCGTTGAGCCAGATCCCGACGGCGGATCATAGAGACCACGCAAGCCCTGACCATTATCGGTCGCCCGCGACTTGCCCTGCTTCACCCGCAATCCCGCCCCAATCAGGCGGTCTAACCGGCTTCGCCAAGCACAAGCGGCATGCGGGGTGATGGACCGCACGGAGACTTCCGTAGACCTGCGCCAACAGTGGGCTACGGAAAACGAACATTTAAGACGAGGCATCATGACATCGAGCCGCAGGGCGCCTGTGCGCTCATCGACGATCGGCCTGACGATGCTGGCCGGGTTCATCACCCTGTCGGCACTCGGCACGACCTCCGCTCAAGCCCAGTACGGCTACGAGCCGGATGTGCTCCTTCCTCCTCGGGCCGTCGTCTGGCGCCTCAACGATCGCGGATTCACCGAGGTGACGCGACCGCGATTCGACGGTCGGTCCTATGTGGTCGAGGCGACGGGCCCATACGGCGACAGGGTGCGACTCTTCGTCGATGCCCGCGACGGAGCCGTCCTCGACCGCCAGCGCCTCGGTGCGCCGATCCAAACTGCGCCGGTTCGCGTCGCCCGTCCGGCACCCGGCTACGGCTGGACGGAAGAGGACGAACAGCCTCGCCGGCCGGCCCGCGAGGCGGAACGATTGGTCCCTCCCGGCGTGATCCCGAACGGCGATGGCGTCGTCCGGCAACCGCGCTTCGACGTCGCGACCCGCCCGGAAGCGTCCGTTCGCTCCGAGGCGTTGGACCGCAATCCGCAAGGTCTCAACCCAGATACCAAAAATGGGGCGACCCGAAACGGGAGCGATGCGAGAAGGCCGACCGAACCGCCTCCGGCCCGCAAGGTCTCCAAGCTGACCCCGCCAGTAAAAGCCGCCGCGCCCAGGCTCGCCCCCGAAGCCCCTCGCCCCGAGGAAGCCACGCGTCCAGCAGCGGCGGCCGCACCTTCCACGCCCGAGAAAAACGAGCCGCCCGTCGCGGCGATCGAACAGCCGAAGCGTGAACCCTCGACTCCGGCCGCGAACCAGCCGCGCAGCGACACCGCGCAGGCGCCGCAAGGCACGTCAGGCCAGGGCTCGTCCGGCAAGGCGCAGGCCTGGAGCGATCCGCCGACGGAGAAGAAGGCCGTCCGGGTCATCGGCGGCGCGACAATCGTACCGGGTGCGACCGACAAGGATCAGGCAGGCGACCGTTCGGCGGAATAGCCGCCCTGCGACGGTCATCGGACCTATGAAAGGCGTCGGGCGGACAATGCCCGGCGCCTTTTTCATTGTTTCGATCGAGCGGCGCTTGAACACGCTGCTCCGTGATCAGCCGGCGTCGCTGGCACCGGCACCCTGGAGGTGCGGATCGCTGGTGGACGCGCGGATCGGGCTGTTGCACTCGTGATGGGTCGACGTAATCGCCTGTAGCGCCAGCGGATCGAGACCGCTTCCCTCGGTGGGGCCATGGGCTTCCAGGGCACGACGCATCTTCGGCGTCCAGAACGCCACGATGTGCTTGTGGATGCCGGCGACGGCCTCGTCATCCGGATAGGACCTGAAGAAGCTGGCGATCTGGTTCGCCATGCGGACGAGCTTGTCGTTGGTGGTCAGGGCGCTCATGGTACTGGCTCTGTCGACGGGAGGAGGATCGGCCGCGCGCAGTCAGCGGTCGGCGGCGAGAAGGAGGCGATCGCGGCCCGAGAAGACCGT belongs to Methylobacterium sp. 77 and includes:
- the gltB gene encoding glutamate synthase large subunit; this translates as MNMAASVVAETVRNPIPATRDGVAPLVVRDQALPHAQGLYDPARERDACGVGFVADMHDRRTHAIVAQGLLILENIDHRGAVGADPKMGDGCGILTHIPHFLLKEECEGLGIALPEPGHYGVGQFFMPKDAEGRRIVEEIVEKVLHDEGLPFLGWRDVPVDPSDLGVRVKETEPHHKQVFIGRPAAILDEDAFERRLFTARKVISNKVYGLNDPRVKAYYPVSVSTRTIVYKGMVLVTQLGHYFKDLQDERYVSGLALVHQRFATNTFPTWQLSHPYRMVAHNGEINTLRGNVNWMAARQASVDSDLFGNDISKLWPISYEGQSDTACFDNALEFLVQGGYSLAHAMMMLIPEAWAGNPLMNEERKAFYEYHAALMEPWDGPAAVCFTDGRQIGATLDRNGLRPARYIVTDDGLVVLASEMGVLPIPDEKIIESWRLQPGRMLLIDLEKGRIISDEEIKSELAAANPYAQWVKNTQIVLEDLKPVIPRASRSDVSLLDRQQAFGYSQEDLKLLMAPMAVTGQEAVGSMGTDTPLSALSDKPKPLYTYFKQNFAQVTNPAIDPIREEAVMSLVSFIGPRPNILDMEGASRKKRLEVRQPILTNGDLEKIRSISHFEDRFDTKTLDMTFLAEAGAVAMEGAVDRLCDRAEAAVRGGYNIIILTDRGVGPDRIAIPALLATAAVHNYLIRKGLRTSVGLVVESGEPREVHHFACLAGYGAEAINPYLAFETVIAMKDEFPPDLTDDEIVYRYIKSIDKGLLKVMSKMGISTYQSYCGAQIFDAIGLNSSFVARDFFGTKTTIEGIGMAEVAEETARRHADAFGDAPVYRHALDVGGEYAYRLRGESHTWTPDSVATLQHAVRLGLPDRYREFAKLVNEQENYLKTIRGLFRIKQAAELGRAPVDISEVEPAVDIVKRFATGAMSYGSISKEAHETLAIAVNSFGGRSNSGEGGEEVERFKPMADGRSRRSAIKQVASGRFGVTTEYLVNADMMQIKVSQGAKPGEGGQLPGHKVDAKIAKVRYATPGVGLISPPPHHDIYSIEDLAQLIFDLKNVNPAADVSVKLVSEVGVGTVATGVAKARADHITISGFDGGTGAAPLTSIKHAGGPWETGLAETQQTLVLSHLRGRVVLQADGGIRTGRDVLVAALLGADQYGFSTAPLIAAGCIMMRKCHLNTCPVGVATQDPVLRKRFKGTPEHVVNYFFFVAEELRELMATMGFTKLEDLIGRSDFLDTLEVINHWKARGLDFSKLFHRPDVGPDVAIRHTEKQKHPIDKVLDRRLIEGAKSAIETAEPVVLNDVIRNSDRTAGAMLSGVIAKRYGHEGLPDDTITVNLAGTAGQSFGAWLAAGVTVVLTGHANDYVGKGLSGGKLIIRPSDALRSPGGRTIMAGNTVLYGAIAGECYIRGSAGERFAVRNSGAITVVEGMGDHGCEYMTGGVVVSIGETGRNFAAGMSGGIAYVLDADGSFAARCNLSMVDLEPVEEEDDVMRRFHQDGDLETKGRVDILADMSGHDEERLSQLITNHLKYTGSPRAKAILEDWAGYRTKFVKVMPVEYRRALREMEMARMPVAAE
- a CDS encoding formate dehydrogenase subunit delta gives rise to the protein MSALTTNDKLVRMANQIASFFRSYPDDEAVAGIHKHIVAFWTPKMRRALEAHGPTEGSGLDPLALQAITSTHHECNSPIRASTSDPHLQGAGASDAG